In Deferribacter desulfuricans SSM1, the following are encoded in one genomic region:
- a CDS encoding BMP family ABC transporter substrate-binding protein: MRRLFLSIFILMFLSVGVYAKDLKVGFIYVGPVGDGGWSYAHDLGRKELEKLPYVKKTTYVESVPEGADALRVIMKLAQTGHNLIFTTSFGFMDPTLEVAKRFPNVVFMHCSGYKTAKNVGTYFGRMYQARYLSGMIAGSMTKSNIIGYVAAHPIPEVIRGINAFTLGVRKVNPKATVKVVWTQTWLDPGTERNAAESLLDVGADVLTMHQDTPATLQAAEARGKYVIGYNSDMRKYAPNGFLTAPVWNWGAIYKYVAKQVHDGTWKSEQLWWGMDKGAVKLAPISNKVPADIRKLVEDTKQKIINGEFKVFEGEIKDQNGKVVLKKGDIFSDKELLGMNFFVEGVSGVIPK, translated from the coding sequence ATGAGAAGGCTTTTCTTATCAATTTTTATCTTGATGTTTTTGTCTGTTGGTGTTTATGCAAAAGATTTAAAGGTTGGGTTTATCTATGTGGGTCCTGTTGGTGATGGTGGTTGGAGTTATGCTCATGATTTAGGTAGGAAAGAGCTTGAAAAATTGCCTTATGTTAAGAAAACAACTTATGTGGAATCTGTACCTGAGGGAGCAGATGCTTTAAGAGTAATTATGAAACTTGCTCAAACTGGTCATAATCTCATTTTTACCACAAGTTTCGGTTTTATGGATCCCACATTGGAAGTGGCCAAAAGGTTTCCAAATGTGGTATTTATGCATTGCTCAGGTTATAAGACTGCAAAGAATGTGGGTACATATTTTGGTAGAATGTATCAGGCAAGATATTTATCAGGTATGATAGCTGGTTCAATGACTAAATCCAATATTATTGGTTATGTTGCTGCTCATCCAATTCCAGAAGTTATAAGAGGTATAAATGCGTTTACTTTAGGGGTTAGAAAAGTTAATCCAAAAGCTACTGTAAAAGTAGTATGGACTCAAACTTGGCTCGATCCAGGTACTGAAAGAAATGCTGCTGAGAGCTTGTTGGATGTGGGAGCTGATGTTTTAACTATGCATCAGGATACACCAGCTACTTTGCAGGCTGCTGAAGCTCGTGGTAAATATGTGATCGGTTACAATTCTGATATGAGAAAATATGCTCCAAACGGTTTTTTAACAGCACCAGTTTGGAACTGGGGAGCGATTTATAAATATGTTGCTAAACAGGTTCATGATGGAACTTGGAAAAGTGAGCAACTTTGGTGGGGGATGGACAAGGGTGCTGTAAAGCTTGCTCCTATTAGTAATAAAGTTCCTGCTGATATTAGAAAACTTGTTGAAGACACAAAACAGAAAATCATTAATGGAGAATTTAAAGTTTTTGAAGGGGAAATAAAGGATCAAAACGGTAAAGTGGTTCTTAAAAAGGGTGATATATTTAGTGATAAGGAATTGTTGGGGATGAATTTCTTTGTTGAAGGTGTTAGCGGAGTTATCCCTAAATAA
- a CDS encoding RsmB/NOP family class I SAM-dependent RNA methyltransferase produces the protein MCKRVSMHSFVEKYRLIFGSNIDNFLQSLKLPKEKFFRLNLARNFNYLSEFEYLNIPFSRCDLFDNVYKLKESDKNIRLSDTISFFTGGIYIQNPSSLLPVKFLIENIDVDEPVILDMASAPGGKTTALSEFLDRRGLIVANEPSKSRLKDLNFNIEKNFAYNVATVSYDGRVLHKYLSEVFDAVLLDAPCSNENKIFHDNAVLNNWSETLVERLAKLQRELIESACFTLRKGGILIYSTCTFSIEENEQIVEYLLSEYDVELIDLNKGDFDYGLSGNSNIDKKVVRILPHSGRYPGFDGFFVAGFRKKGGGISNRNVKILNSGYGLRTPAEDSIIYEIKNDLYLSPKYQISGLKYEKFGTKLGKKIKNMVEYSSQACWEFGDKLIKKKLVIDDYEKAKKFVKGENLKLKDYDNKEGVLFFKDIPLGYFKIVDGRIKNKIDRYFLRGLK, from the coding sequence ATGTGTAAAAGAGTATCTATGCACTCGTTTGTGGAAAAGTACCGTTTAATATTTGGTAGTAATATTGATAACTTTTTACAATCTTTGAAATTACCAAAAGAAAAATTTTTTAGATTAAATTTAGCAAGAAATTTTAACTATTTGAGTGAATTTGAATATTTAAATATACCTTTTAGTAGATGTGATTTATTTGATAACGTATATAAACTAAAAGAATCAGATAAGAATATTAGACTTTCTGACACTATATCCTTTTTTACTGGTGGTATTTATATACAAAATCCGTCTTCACTGTTACCTGTAAAGTTCCTTATAGAAAATATAGATGTTGATGAGCCTGTGATATTGGATATGGCATCGGCTCCAGGTGGTAAAACAACAGCTTTAAGTGAGTTTTTAGATAGAAGAGGATTGATTGTTGCTAATGAGCCATCAAAGAGTAGATTAAAGGATCTCAATTTTAATATAGAGAAAAATTTTGCCTATAATGTTGCAACAGTATCATATGATGGAAGAGTTTTACATAAATATTTAAGTGAAGTTTTTGATGCTGTATTGCTTGATGCACCTTGCAGCAACGAAAACAAAATATTTCATGATAATGCTGTATTGAATAATTGGAGTGAAACTTTAGTTGAGAGATTGGCAAAGCTTCAAAGAGAGTTGATTGAGTCAGCTTGTTTTACATTGAGGAAGGGTGGGATATTGATATATTCAACATGCACTTTTTCTATAGAAGAAAATGAGCAGATTGTTGAATATCTATTATCTGAATATGATGTGGAATTAATCGATTTAAATAAAGGTGATTTTGATTATGGGTTATCAGGCAATAGTAATATAGATAAAAAAGTTGTTAGAATTTTACCACATTCTGGCAGATACCCTGGTTTTGATGGTTTTTTTGTGGCAGGTTTTCGTAAAAAGGGTGGGGGGATTTCAAATCGAAATGTTAAAATATTGAATAGCGGATATGGATTGCGAACACCTGCAGAAGATTCTATAATTTATGAGATTAAAAATGATTTATATTTATCACCTAAATATCAAATTTCTGGTTTGAAATACGAAAAATTTGGAACAAAGTTAGGGAAAAAAATTAAAAATATGGTGGAATATTCTTCTCAAGCATGCTGGGAGTTTGGGGATAAATTAATTAAAAAAAAGCTTGTGATAGATGATTATGAAAAAGCTAAAAAATTTGTAAAAGGTGAAAATTTGAAATTAAAAGATTATGATAATAAAGAGGGGGTATTATTTTTTAAAGATATACCATTGGGGTACTTTAAAATTGTTGATGGTAGAATTAAAAATAAAATAGATAGATATTTTCTTAGAGGTTTAAAATGA
- a CDS encoding L,D-transpeptidase family protein — MRKVIFLLIILVFYAGLSFSAIIENIFSKGISDDTVFVVDKSQKKLFVVQVKNDMPEIIWQYNNILLGEMEGDKQVEGDKKTPEGIYRVVSFIPKNQLSEIYGEGAYPLNYPNPVDKIFGKTGYGIWIHGLKEDSGKKYTQGCVALHNGDLVSLSKYNPIGKNVVISKHINLLSETDYIAKKSELLSYLDDYIVSWENNNFEKFASFYHLKFRNNSGKNLKSYLSLKKRLMDLYPYRKIFYDKLKILKEDDRYLYYRFRQLYCSTNLISEGVKELYLFNESGSYQIIYENYKDQSDYNMFKNYVIDFIEKWKTAWISKNIDEYINFYSDNFYSKGMNKEGWKEYKSKLFNKIGKIDIKIEKVEVSFTNSNNITVRFIQKYKADDYSDVGIKTLRIVGCPGDFKIKEELWRKLK, encoded by the coding sequence ATGAGAAAGGTTATTTTTTTATTAATAATTTTAGTTTTCTATGCGGGATTGAGTTTTTCTGCCATAATTGAGAATATTTTTTCTAAAGGTATTTCAGATGACACTGTTTTTGTGGTGGATAAATCTCAAAAAAAACTTTTTGTGGTGCAGGTTAAAAATGATATGCCGGAAATAATTTGGCAGTATAACAATATCTTACTTGGTGAAATGGAGGGTGATAAGCAAGTCGAAGGTGATAAAAAAACACCAGAAGGTATATATCGTGTAGTTAGTTTTATTCCTAAAAATCAGCTTTCCGAAATTTATGGTGAAGGTGCTTATCCTCTCAATTATCCCAATCCAGTGGATAAAATTTTTGGCAAAACAGGTTATGGTATTTGGATACACGGACTAAAAGAAGATAGTGGGAAAAAATACACACAGGGGTGTGTGGCTCTGCATAATGGCGATTTAGTGAGTTTATCAAAATATAATCCCATTGGGAAAAACGTTGTTATTTCAAAACATATCAATTTATTGAGTGAGACTGATTATATTGCTAAAAAAAGTGAGCTGTTAAGCTATTTAGATGATTATATAGTTTCATGGGAAAACAATAATTTTGAGAAGTTTGCAAGTTTTTATCATTTAAAATTTAGAAATAATTCAGGCAAAAATCTTAAATCTTATTTAAGTTTAAAAAAGAGATTGATGGATTTATACCCTTATAGAAAAATCTTTTATGATAAACTTAAAATTTTAAAAGAGGATGATAGATATCTTTACTATAGATTTAGACAGCTTTACTGTTCTACAAACCTTATTAGTGAAGGTGTCAAAGAGTTGTATCTTTTTAATGAATCAGGTAGTTATCAAATAATTTATGAAAACTATAAGGACCAAAGCGACTATAATATGTTTAAAAACTATGTAATTGATTTTATTGAAAAATGGAAAACTGCATGGATTTCAAAAAATATCGATGAATATATTAATTTTTATTCAGATAATTTCTATTCGAAGGGGATGAACAAAGAAGGGTGGAAAGAATATAAGTCAAAGCTTTTTAATAAAATTGGCAAAATCGACATAAAAATCGAGAAGGTAGAAGTAAGTTTTACAAATTCTAATAATATAACGGTTAGGTTTATACAAAAATATAAAGCAGATGATTATAGTGATGTTGGTATAAAAACTTTAAGAATTGTTGGTTGCCCTGGAGATTTTAAAATAAAAGAAGAATTGTGGAGAAAGCTTAAATGA
- a CDS encoding ABC transporter ATP-binding protein, translating into MAEVLLSLKNITKSFGNVIANNNVTFDIEKGEIHTLLGENGAGKSTLMNIITGLYKPDSGEILWKGKQVEINSPMDALKLGIGMVHQHFMLVRNHTVYENLFLSVDKPPFLLKKQDILDKINGIIEKFDLNISLNDPVWKLEIGKQQWIEIIKLLLRDCELFILDEPTAVLTPQESQKLFEFLKGLRDSGKSIIFISHKMKEVMDISDKVTVLKKGEVVKTLKRGDFDEKILANLMIDRDEEITFERKLLKEKKVILSLKDLYVRNEKGLSDLDGLSLDIYKGEVFGIAGVAGNGQKALAEVLTGLKKVERGQILINGQDMTYSGARSKYIAGIAHIPEDRKTMGIAPDMSVEENLVLKNYKDKQFRKGIFLNFKKIRENAIKKVEDFDIRLASLDQSVRFLSGGNIQKVIIARELSQHPQILVALYPTRGLDVGSAEYVHKVILEERDKGVTTILISEDLDELLRLSDRIGVIFRGKIIGIVEPSKTTITEIGLLMAGHKNEN; encoded by the coding sequence ATGGCTGAGGTTTTATTAAGTCTAAAGAATATTACAAAATCTTTTGGGAATGTGATTGCCAATAACAATGTTACATTTGATATTGAAAAAGGGGAGATACATACACTCCTTGGAGAAAATGGTGCAGGCAAAAGTACTTTAATGAACATTATAACAGGCCTTTATAAACCTGATTCAGGAGAGATTCTTTGGAAAGGTAAGCAGGTTGAAATAAATTCTCCTATGGACGCATTAAAGTTAGGTATAGGGATGGTACATCAGCATTTTATGCTCGTAAGAAATCATACCGTTTATGAAAATCTATTTTTATCAGTGGATAAGCCACCATTTTTATTAAAAAAACAAGATATTTTGGATAAGATAAACGGTATAATAGAAAAATTTGACTTAAACATTTCATTAAATGACCCCGTTTGGAAATTAGAGATTGGTAAACAGCAATGGATAGAAATTATAAAGTTGTTACTTAGAGATTGTGAATTGTTTATTTTGGATGAGCCAACAGCAGTATTGACACCTCAAGAGAGTCAGAAATTATTTGAGTTTTTAAAAGGGTTAAGAGACAGTGGTAAATCAATTATTTTTATTTCACATAAAATGAAAGAGGTTATGGATATCTCTGACAAGGTTACTGTGTTAAAAAAAGGGGAAGTGGTAAAAACCTTAAAACGTGGCGATTTTGATGAAAAAATTCTTGCTAATTTAATGATTGACAGAGATGAAGAGATTACGTTTGAAAGGAAGCTTTTAAAAGAGAAAAAAGTTATTTTAAGTTTAAAAGATCTTTATGTTAGGAATGAAAAAGGGTTAAGCGATTTAGATGGATTGAGTTTGGATATTTATAAAGGGGAAGTTTTTGGTATTGCAGGTGTTGCCGGTAATGGACAGAAAGCGTTGGCTGAAGTTTTGACAGGTCTTAAAAAGGTGGAAAGAGGTCAAATCTTGATTAATGGTCAAGATATGACATATTCTGGAGCTAGAAGTAAGTATATCGCTGGTATTGCTCATATCCCTGAAGATAGAAAAACCATGGGAATTGCTCCTGATATGAGTGTTGAAGAGAATTTAGTTCTTAAAAATTATAAAGATAAACAGTTTAGAAAAGGTATTTTTTTGAATTTTAAGAAAATAAGGGAAAATGCTATAAAGAAGGTGGAAGATTTTGATATTAGACTTGCTTCACTTGATCAGTCGGTTAGATTTCTATCTGGTGGAAATATTCAAAAAGTAATAATTGCAAGGGAGTTATCACAACATCCTCAAATACTGGTAGCTTTGTATCCTACAAGAGGGCTTGATGTTGGATCTGCTGAATATGTTCATAAAGTTATTTTAGAAGAACGAGATAAAGGGGTTACTACAATTTTAATATCTGAGGATTTGGATGAATTACTTAGATTGTCTGATAGAATCGGTGTTATTTTTAGAGGTAAAATAATTGGGATTGTAGAACCAAGTAAAACAACAATTACAGAAATTGGTTTGTTAATGGCAGGGCATAAAAATGAAAATTAG
- the rfaD gene encoding ADP-glyceromanno-heptose 6-epimerase, whose protein sequence is MIVLTGAAGFIGSVLLGYFNNQGITDILCVDRLGTKTKWKNLLGKKFIDFVDRDAFLENLNTYKNIDYIIHIGACTDTTEFDLDYLLKTNYEYSKILFKFATEKQIPFIYASSAATYGAGENGYNDDENLIEYLRPLNPYGFSKQLFDLWVLKQNEKPPFWAGFKFFNVYGPNEYHKGRMASVIFHSFNQLKEAGIIKLFKSHKEGYNHGEQKRDFIYVFDVAKVIFFFYKNNTKSGIYNLGTGQARTFNDLANNVIQNYGKGKIHYIDMPEDIRDKYQYFTEANMDKLKNAGYKDSFYTLEEGVSDYTTNFLMKNYKIF, encoded by the coding sequence ATGATAGTTTTAACTGGTGCTGCTGGATTCATAGGAAGTGTTTTATTAGGTTATTTTAATAACCAAGGGATTACTGATATCTTATGTGTGGACAGATTAGGTACCAAAACCAAATGGAAGAATCTTTTAGGGAAAAAGTTTATTGATTTCGTTGATAGAGATGCATTTCTGGAAAATCTAAACACTTACAAAAATATTGACTATATTATTCATATTGGTGCATGTACAGATACCACAGAATTCGATCTGGATTATCTCTTAAAAACAAATTATGAGTACAGCAAAATACTTTTTAAATTTGCCACAGAAAAACAAATCCCATTTATTTATGCAAGCAGTGCAGCAACATATGGTGCAGGTGAAAATGGTTATAATGATGATGAAAATTTAATAGAGTATCTTAGACCTTTAAACCCTTACGGATTCTCAAAACAATTATTCGACCTTTGGGTTTTAAAACAAAACGAAAAACCACCTTTTTGGGCAGGTTTTAAATTCTTTAATGTTTATGGTCCAAACGAATACCATAAAGGGAGAATGGCAAGTGTTATTTTTCATTCCTTCAACCAGTTAAAAGAAGCTGGCATAATTAAGCTTTTTAAATCCCACAAAGAAGGATATAATCATGGTGAACAGAAAAGAGATTTTATTTATGTCTTTGATGTGGCAAAAGTAATCTTCTTTTTCTACAAAAATAACACAAAATCTGGGATTTATAATTTAGGTACAGGACAAGCTAGAACCTTTAATGACCTAGCAAACAACGTAATTCAAAATTATGGAAAAGGAAAAATCCACTATATAGACATGCCAGAAGATATTAGAGACAAATACCAATATTTTACAGAAGCTAACATGGATAAATTAAAAAATGCTGGTTACAAAGATAGTTTTTATACTTTAGAAGAAGGAGTTTCTGACTACACAACAAATTTTTTAATGAAAAACTACAAAATTTTTTAA
- a CDS encoding diguanylate cyclase: MRKVLVVEDSKFFAGVLKNNLSILKYEVDIAQSLKEAKDLIESKTYDLISLDLNLPDGDGLEFCKKLKSDPKYCKTQIIIISNTEDEDVKKEMTHYGILGFFSKKDSKEKLTDFIVNLDRLLKTLDYSGDNVLLIEDSKIQHLYIKGLLEYAGLTVYSAYSLDEAYKLTENEMPKLDLIILDYYFDDGNAEEFVQKIKSNSFYSHTPIMMLTVSDEADIKYSLFLLGVSDYLKKPFDVGEFYLRIRSHLRIKYLIDMLETKNKMLTVLATIDDLTQLYNRRFFWELARKEENRYIRYKRDYSIIILDIDDFKMINDTYGHDIGDTVLKEISKSVRSNIRKSDILARFGGEEFIILLPETEKNGAKAVAEKIRQSINDKQFTHFKLHITVSLGVSSRTEANDLEETIKIADNRLYKAKNSGKNKVVEQ, encoded by the coding sequence ATGAGAAAGGTGCTTGTTGTTGAAGATAGCAAATTTTTTGCTGGTGTATTAAAAAATAACCTCAGTATTTTAAAGTATGAGGTAGACATTGCTCAATCATTAAAGGAGGCAAAAGATTTAATCGAAAGTAAAACCTATGATTTGATTTCTTTAGATTTGAATTTACCTGATGGAGATGGCTTAGAATTTTGTAAAAAGTTAAAAAGTGACCCTAAATATTGTAAAACACAGATTATAATAATTTCTAATACAGAAGATGAAGATGTAAAAAAAGAAATGACTCATTATGGTATACTGGGTTTTTTTAGTAAAAAAGATTCAAAAGAGAAACTTACAGATTTTATAGTTAATCTTGATAGATTGCTGAAAACATTGGATTATAGTGGTGATAATGTTTTGTTGATAGAAGATAGTAAAATTCAACATCTTTACATAAAAGGTTTATTGGAATATGCAGGGTTAACTGTGTATAGTGCATATTCGTTAGATGAAGCTTATAAGCTAACCGAAAACGAAATGCCAAAACTTGATTTGATTATATTGGACTATTATTTTGATGATGGAAATGCTGAAGAATTTGTGCAAAAAATTAAATCTAATAGCTTTTATTCTCATACACCGATTATGATGCTAACAGTCAGTGATGAAGCAGATATAAAATACAGTTTATTTCTTTTGGGGGTTTCAGATTACCTAAAAAAACCTTTTGATGTTGGGGAGTTTTATTTAAGGATAAGATCGCACTTAAGGATTAAATACTTAATCGATATGTTAGAAACAAAAAATAAAATGCTTACGGTTTTAGCAACAATTGATGATTTGACACAGCTTTACAATAGAAGGTTTTTTTGGGAGTTGGCAAGAAAGGAAGAAAATAGATATATAAGGTACAAAAGAGATTATTCTATAATTATATTAGATATTGATGATTTTAAAATGATAAATGATACATATGGTCATGATATAGGTGATACTGTTTTGAAAGAGATTTCGAAATCTGTTAGGTCAAATATTAGAAAATCTGATATTTTAGCAAGATTTGGAGGAGAAGAGTTTATAATTTTGTTACCTGAAACAGAGAAAAATGGTGCAAAAGCAGTTGCAGAAAAAATTAGGCAAAGTATCAATGATAAACAGTTTACTCATTTTAAGTTACATATAACGGTAAGTCTTGGCGTTTCATCAAGAACTGAGGCAAATGATTTGGAAGAAACCATAAAAATTGCGGACAACAGGCTTTATAAAGCAAAAAATAGTGGTAAAAACAAGGTGGTAGAACAATGA
- a CDS encoding ABC transporter permease: protein MKIRVVKRDKASKLLQIVTPFIAILLSFAFVGIFLILNGLNPILVFKDMFVESLGSFYGFSETLVKTTPLILCGLGVALAFRMELWNIGAEGQLYMGAFGASLIALFFNINNHFLMILLMFLSAVVFSGLWGLIAGFLKAKWSVNEIIVTLLMNYIAILWVDYLVYGPWKDPGGFNFPLTKQFSDVARLSYYFNTRLHTGFFIAIVLVFLFYILIEKTVWGYEIRVIGNNPNAAKYAGINYEKNVILVMFISGALAGIAGFSEVAGVTYRLQHSISPGYGYTAIIVAWLAKRSALGVLLVSFVMGVLFVGNDALQISYQLPIAFVNAFQGLILFFVISSEFFVNYKIKFGVK, encoded by the coding sequence ATGAAAATTAGAGTAGTAAAAAGGGATAAAGCCAGTAAGTTATTACAAATTGTAACTCCTTTTATAGCTATATTACTATCTTTTGCCTTTGTAGGAATATTTCTCATTTTAAATGGTTTAAATCCTATATTGGTATTTAAAGATATGTTTGTGGAGTCTTTGGGCTCTTTTTACGGTTTTAGTGAAACACTTGTAAAAACAACCCCATTAATATTATGTGGTTTAGGTGTTGCTCTGGCTTTTAGGATGGAGCTGTGGAACATCGGAGCTGAGGGGCAGCTATATATGGGTGCTTTTGGTGCATCCTTAATTGCTCTGTTTTTCAACATCAACAATCATTTCTTGATGATATTATTGATGTTTTTATCTGCTGTTGTTTTTAGTGGATTGTGGGGATTGATAGCTGGATTTTTAAAGGCTAAGTGGAGTGTAAATGAAATAATTGTTACTTTGTTAATGAATTATATTGCAATATTATGGGTAGACTACCTTGTTTATGGCCCTTGGAAAGATCCTGGTGGATTCAATTTCCCTTTAACAAAGCAGTTTTCAGATGTTGCAAGATTAAGTTATTATTTTAATACAAGATTACACACAGGTTTCTTTATAGCGATAGTTTTAGTTTTTCTTTTTTATATTTTGATAGAAAAAACAGTTTGGGGTTATGAGATTAGAGTAATAGGTAATAATCCAAATGCGGCTAAGTATGCTGGTATCAACTATGAGAAAAATGTTATATTAGTAATGTTTATAAGTGGAGCTTTAGCAGGGATAGCTGGATTTTCTGAAGTTGCTGGAGTGACTTATAGATTACAACATTCGATTTCTCCAGGGTATGGCTATACTGCCATAATTGTAGCTTGGCTTGCTAAAAGAAGTGCTCTTGGTGTTTTACTAGTATCTTTTGTAATGGGTGTTTTGTTTGTTGGTAACGATGCTTTACAAATAAGCTACCAGTTACCAATTGCTTTTGTAAACGCTTTTCAGGGGCTTATCCTGTTTTTTGTGATTTCGTCAGAATTTTTTGTTAACTATAAGATAAAGTTTGGGGTAAAATAA
- a CDS encoding FKBP-type peptidyl-prolyl cis-trans isomerase, translating to MKVTNDSKVTFIYTVSLEDGTVVDAVTKEEPLVAEMGQNQLLPVLEEQMLGMEVGDKKDVTLKPEDTFGPYNESLVAEIPREEIQLDPSIKEDMYIDLEDEQNNLYRGKVLELNDEFVKIDFNHPLAGQTLTYSIEIIDIS from the coding sequence ATGAAAGTAACGAACGATTCAAAAGTAACATTCATCTACACTGTTTCACTCGAGGACGGTACAGTTGTAGATGCAGTAACAAAGGAAGAACCATTAGTAGCAGAAATGGGACAAAATCAGTTATTACCAGTTCTTGAAGAACAAATGTTAGGTATGGAAGTGGGTGACAAAAAAGATGTAACACTTAAACCTGAAGATACTTTTGGCCCTTACAACGAAAGTTTAGTAGCTGAAATACCAAGAGAAGAAATTCAGCTTGATCCATCTATCAAAGAAGATATGTATATCGATCTTGAAGATGAACAAAATAATTTATATAGAGGTAAGGTTTTAGAGCTTAATGACGAATTTGTTAAAATCGATTTTAACCATCCTTTAGCAGGCCAAACTTTAACTTATTCTATCGAAATTATTGATATCAGCTAA
- a CDS encoding M14/M99 family metallopeptidase, which translates to MRVVSLFLLILISALNILAGEIKRPSTVHNVYFKGSDYELHVYKIYGRKDGNTMLIVGGIQGDEPGGFLSADLYSDLKLEKGNLIVVPRANFKSIILFNRGIDGDMNRIFHKDKIETDMDKVVAIIKKLMSESDVFLHLHDGWGFHYPKYVDNMRNPKRFGQSIITDADVYKCSSGKVLNLKDMALKVLDEVNNKIGDEKYFMHYFNTNTDDPKTPFKDMRKTATYFALKKYCIPAFGIEASKNLPTVEMKVLHHNYAVNAFMKLFDIIPEQPQIFLPKPEFKYVVLQINGVPKIVENNKRLLIPKNSKVEIIHIESNYKRGLSCDFLGINGLNDMGIPITVRKDTKVVFRKDNKIIGEIFLKVINKEKYRNVVFLLEINGKKKAFLDGEVVSVRVGDSVKIIKSFYESNDGSDIEVNFKGYVPPEVQRNTGDDRGYLIRIDHSFMKKYSLYKDKEVYPVVATDESGDKIGTIYIEIVK; encoded by the coding sequence ATGAGAGTTGTTTCTTTATTTTTATTAATTTTAATTAGCGCATTAAACATTTTGGCTGGAGAAATTAAACGTCCTTCAACTGTTCATAATGTATATTTTAAAGGCTCGGATTATGAATTACATGTTTATAAAATATATGGTAGAAAAGATGGCAACACCATGTTGATTGTTGGTGGTATTCAGGGGGATGAGCCAGGTGGGTTTTTATCAGCGGATCTATACTCTGACCTAAAGCTTGAAAAAGGTAATTTAATTGTTGTTCCAAGGGCTAATTTTAAATCAATTATACTTTTTAATCGTGGTATCGATGGAGATATGAATAGAATATTTCATAAAGATAAAATTGAAACTGATATGGATAAGGTAGTTGCAATAATTAAAAAACTGATGTCAGAATCAGATGTTTTTCTTCATCTACACGATGGATGGGGGTTTCATTATCCAAAGTATGTTGATAATATGAGAAACCCTAAAAGGTTTGGCCAGTCTATAATTACCGATGCAGATGTTTATAAATGTAGCAGTGGAAAGGTATTAAATCTTAAAGATATGGCTTTGAAAGTATTAGATGAGGTAAATAATAAAATTGGTGATGAAAAATATTTTATGCACTATTTCAATACTAATACTGATGACCCTAAGACCCCTTTTAAAGATATGAGAAAAACTGCTACTTATTTTGCTTTAAAAAAATACTGTATCCCTGCTTTTGGTATTGAAGCTTCAAAAAATTTGCCAACTGTTGAAATGAAGGTGCTGCATCACAACTATGCGGTGAATGCTTTTATGAAGTTATTTGATATCATACCTGAGCAACCGCAGATTTTTTTGCCGAAACCTGAGTTTAAATATGTTGTATTACAGATAAATGGTGTGCCTAAGATTGTTGAAAATAATAAAAGGTTGTTAATACCAAAAAACTCTAAGGTAGAAATAATACATATTGAGTCAAATTACAAAAGAGGGCTGTCTTGTGACTTCCTTGGAATAAACGGCTTGAATGATATGGGGATACCGATAACAGTTAGAAAAGACACTAAGGTAGTTTTTAGAAAGGATAATAAAATTATAGGGGAGATTTTTCTGAAAGTCATTAATAAGGAAAAATATAGAAATGTTGTTTTTTTATTAGAAATTAATGGAAAGAAAAAAGCATTTTTAGATGGTGAAGTTGTATCAGTGCGTGTTGGTGATTCAGTAAAAATCATTAAATCTTTTTATGAAAGTAACGATGGGTCAGATATCGAGGTGAATTTCAAAGGGTATGTACCACCTGAGGTACAAAGAAACACAGGTGATGATAGGGGGTATCTAATACGAATAGATCATAGTTTTATGAAAAAGTATTCACTGTATAAGGATAAAGAAGTTTATCCAGTTGTAGCTACAGATGAAAGTGGTGATAAAATTGGAACAATTTATATTGAAATTGTTAAATAA